The following are from one region of the Mycolicibacterium helvum genome:
- a CDS encoding MBL fold metallo-hydrolase: MILQQYYLDCLSHASYLIGDETTGRAVVVDPQRDVAEYVADAADQGLTIELVIETHFHADFLSGHLELAKATGAKIVYSSVAQTEFESMGVADGERYSLGDVTLEFRHTPGHTPESLSIVVYEHADDTVPYGVMTGDTLFIGDVGRPDLLASIGFTREELADKLYDSLHDKLMTLPDATRVYPAHGAGSACGKNLSTDLWSTMGDQKATNYALRAPDKATFMNLVTEGQPPAPGYFVYNAILNRKDRELLDETKMPRAMTYDEVRAAIDGGAVLVDGRTPEEFALGHLRRAVNIGLEGRYAEFAGSVLPSDVDIVLFTDPGQELEGKNRLARIGFDQVIGYLDKPFEVMFDNRGDVAVASRLTAQAFDQRAAELAGLQLVDVRNPGEVAAGAIPNAIAISVGQLPARMGELDPAKPTVVYCAGGYRSSVAASLLRQHGFTDVSDILGGYGAWDEAHQSA; the protein is encoded by the coding sequence ATGATCCTGCAGCAGTACTACCTGGACTGCCTGTCCCATGCTTCGTACCTAATCGGTGACGAAACCACCGGCCGCGCAGTCGTTGTCGACCCGCAGCGCGACGTGGCCGAGTACGTGGCCGACGCCGCAGATCAGGGGCTGACCATCGAGCTGGTGATCGAGACTCACTTCCACGCCGACTTCCTGTCCGGTCATCTGGAACTGGCGAAGGCCACCGGCGCGAAGATCGTCTACTCCTCAGTTGCGCAGACCGAGTTTGAGTCGATGGGTGTCGCCGACGGCGAGCGCTACTCGCTGGGCGATGTGACGCTGGAGTTTCGCCACACCCCCGGGCATACACCCGAGTCGTTGAGCATCGTGGTCTACGAGCATGCCGATGACACCGTTCCTTACGGTGTGATGACCGGTGACACGCTGTTCATCGGGGATGTTGGCCGACCCGATCTGCTGGCCTCCATCGGGTTTACTCGCGAGGAACTCGCCGACAAACTCTACGACTCGTTACACGACAAGTTGATGACCCTGCCCGACGCAACCCGGGTCTACCCCGCGCATGGCGCCGGATCGGCGTGTGGCAAGAACCTGTCGACCGACCTGTGGTCGACCATGGGTGATCAGAAGGCGACCAACTACGCTCTGCGGGCGCCGGACAAGGCGACTTTCATGAATCTGGTCACCGAGGGTCAGCCCCCAGCTCCCGGCTACTTCGTCTACAACGCGATCCTCAACCGTAAGGACCGCGAACTGCTCGACGAGACCAAGATGCCCAGGGCGATGACCTATGACGAGGTCCGCGCCGCGATCGACGGCGGCGCTGTGCTGGTCGACGGACGCACTCCCGAGGAGTTCGCTCTCGGCCATCTGCGCCGCGCGGTCAACATTGGCCTGGAAGGTCGATACGCCGAGTTCGCAGGGTCGGTGCTTCCGTCGGACGTCGACATCGTGCTATTCACCGACCCCGGCCAGGAACTGGAAGGCAAGAATCGGCTCGCACGCATCGGTTTCGACCAGGTGATCGGTTACCTCGACAAGCCCTTCGAGGTGATGTTCGACAACCGCGGCGACGTTGCTGTTGCCTCCCGGTTGACCGCCCAGGCATTCGATCAGCGCGCAGCTGAGCTGGCCGGTCTGCAACTCGTCGACGTGCGCAACCCGGGCGAGGTCGCCGCCGGCGCCATCCCGAATGCCATCGCGATTTCGGTGGGCCAGCTGCCCGCCCGCATGGGCGAGCTGGATCCCGCCAAACCGACCGTCGTCTACTGCGCTGGTGGCTACCGGTCCTCGGTCGCGGCAAGTCTGTTGCGCCAGCACGGTTTCACCGACGTGAGCGACATCCTGGGCGGCTACGGCGCCTGGGACGAAGCGCACCAAAGCGCCTGA
- a CDS encoding metal-sensitive transcriptional regulator translates to MSGQQSRCDADLAATLNRLRRVQGQLGGVISMIEQGRSCKDVVTQLAAVSKALDRAGFTIIASGLRHCLDATDGKDGRGEVLTMEELEKLFLSLA, encoded by the coding sequence ATGAGTGGCCAGCAATCACGGTGCGATGCCGACTTGGCGGCCACCCTCAACCGACTCCGTCGTGTGCAAGGCCAACTCGGTGGAGTGATCTCCATGATTGAGCAGGGTCGCAGTTGCAAAGACGTCGTCACTCAACTTGCCGCAGTGTCCAAAGCGTTGGACCGTGCCGGCTTCACCATCATCGCCTCCGGGCTGCGTCACTGCCTCGATGCGACCGATGGGAAGGACGGTCGGGGCGAGGTATTGACCATGGAAGAGCTGGAAAAACTCTTCTTGAGCCTCGCCTAG
- a CDS encoding MmpS family transport accessory protein: protein MKRFWVIVVVAVALVAAGAVVGRLRTFFDTDQPLAPGVGHADAIVAFNTKRVTYEIVGPQTATGRISYLDVNGKTLEAGFTSLPWSTTVTTTAPGMLANVVAQGDTDGLVCRILVNDKVVDENHAVGRDAQAFCLDKAA from the coding sequence TTGAAACGGTTCTGGGTAATCGTGGTGGTCGCGGTCGCGCTCGTTGCCGCCGGAGCCGTTGTCGGCCGACTGCGCACTTTCTTCGACACCGATCAGCCCCTTGCGCCCGGGGTCGGGCATGCCGACGCCATCGTCGCGTTCAACACCAAAAGGGTGACCTACGAGATCGTCGGTCCGCAGACTGCGACCGGCCGGATCAGCTATCTGGATGTCAACGGCAAAACCCTGGAGGCGGGGTTCACCAGCCTGCCCTGGTCGACCACCGTCACCACCACAGCTCCCGGCATGCTGGCCAACGTGGTGGCACAAGGCGACACCGATGGACTCGTCTGCCGAATCCTGGTCAACGACAAGGTTGTTGACGAGAACCATGCTGTTGGCCGCGATGCCCAGGCCTTCTGTCTGGACAAAGCCGCATGA
- a CDS encoding MMPL/RND family transporter, with translation MSSPAARPVIPRTIRMAAVPIILIWVAITAALNLLLPQVETVGKHNAVSMSPQDAPSVIAAKTMGAKFQEFTSDSIAMVVLVGDEKLGEPAHQYYDNLIGKFEQDTKNVQHVHNFWGDLITAAGVQSSDGKAAYVQLNLAGDQGSTQGNESVEAIRDIVHDTPPPPGLKVYVTGPAPLTTDTLDSGDKSMIKMTVVTMIVITIMLLLVYRSISTVLLILAVVGIEMGSARGAVALLGHFRLIDFSTFSVPLLTALAIAAGTDYAIFLIGRYQEARQSGEDPESAYYTAFHGVGHVILGSGLTIAGAVLCLRLTRLAYFKSLAYPSAIGLIVVVAAALTVVPAIMVVATRFGLMEPKRAMKTKGWRRVGTAAVRWPKPILAASTAVILLGILAMVGYKTSYNDRFYVPADVPANVGYTAAEKHFSPARLNPDIMMIESDHDMRNPTDMIVLDRIAKALFRIRGLAMVQSITRPLGSPIAHSSIPYQVSMQSVPITQNLQFLEQRVADISKMSDDLGGMIASMTEMQNLMNRFSDAMHRTVGGAHQTLGTAHRTVDDLNTMKASVDQMRDHLSDFDDAVRPFRNYFYWEQHCFDITACWGIRSAFDAVDGVDALSGNMATVVGDMDAMVRGADGVVNGMDQMDTLAPQLVAQFGPIIQTATAMQQTLQTIHGSFGGLINQMHQMTDTATAMGEAFDASKSDDYFYLPPEVFANPDFQKGLKLFLSPDGKAARFIITHDADPATEEGISTVDEEVVAAHEAVKGTSLAAAKVYLTGTAATYRDIQAGAKYDTMIAAFAALTLIFLVMLVITRAFIASLVIVGTIVLSLGAAFGISVLVWERIAGIELNWIVLAFAVIILMAVGSDYNLLLVSRFKEEIGAGINTGIIRSMGSTGSVVTAAGLVFAFTMGSMVSGDLLNVGQGGTTIGIGLLVDTLIVRSLMTPSIAALLGPWFWWPLKVRSRPAYRAPSRFLAQAPSPSEGDAVSPGAG, from the coding sequence ATGAGCTCCCCCGCCGCACGTCCAGTCATCCCCCGCACGATCCGGATGGCCGCGGTGCCGATCATCCTGATCTGGGTGGCAATCACCGCCGCGCTCAATCTGTTGCTGCCGCAAGTGGAAACCGTCGGCAAGCACAACGCGGTATCGATGTCGCCGCAGGACGCGCCTTCGGTCATCGCCGCCAAGACGATGGGCGCGAAGTTTCAAGAATTCACCTCCGACAGCATTGCGATGGTCGTGCTGGTCGGCGATGAGAAACTGGGCGAGCCGGCACACCAGTACTACGACAACCTGATCGGGAAGTTCGAACAGGACACCAAAAACGTCCAGCACGTCCACAATTTCTGGGGTGACCTGATCACCGCCGCCGGTGTCCAGAGCAGCGACGGCAAGGCCGCCTACGTCCAACTCAATCTCGCCGGTGACCAGGGCAGCACCCAGGGCAACGAATCGGTGGAGGCAATCCGCGACATCGTCCATGACACGCCCCCACCGCCCGGCCTAAAGGTCTACGTCACCGGGCCTGCCCCGCTGACGACGGACACCCTCGACAGCGGCGACAAAAGCATGATCAAGATGACGGTGGTCACCATGATCGTCATCACGATCATGCTGCTGCTGGTCTACCGCTCGATCAGCACCGTGTTGCTCATCCTGGCCGTCGTCGGTATCGAGATGGGATCGGCGCGCGGCGCGGTGGCCCTGCTCGGGCACTTCCGGCTGATCGACTTCTCGACGTTCTCCGTGCCGTTGCTGACAGCGCTGGCGATCGCGGCGGGCACCGATTACGCGATCTTTCTCATCGGCCGCTACCAAGAGGCACGCCAGAGCGGTGAAGACCCGGAATCGGCGTACTACACCGCATTCCACGGCGTCGGTCACGTCATCCTTGGTTCAGGCTTGACCATTGCCGGAGCCGTGCTGTGTCTGCGGCTGACACGGCTGGCCTACTTCAAATCGCTGGCCTACCCGTCGGCGATCGGATTGATCGTCGTCGTCGCAGCAGCGCTCACCGTGGTCCCCGCCATCATGGTGGTGGCGACTCGGTTCGGCCTGATGGAGCCGAAGCGCGCGATGAAGACCAAGGGATGGCGGCGGGTCGGCACCGCGGCGGTGCGGTGGCCCAAGCCGATCCTGGCGGCCTCGACCGCCGTCATCTTGCTCGGCATCCTCGCCATGGTCGGCTACAAGACCAGCTATAACGATCGTTTCTACGTGCCCGCCGACGTCCCGGCGAACGTCGGCTACACCGCGGCCGAAAAGCACTTCAGCCCAGCGCGATTGAACCCCGACATCATGATGATCGAATCCGATCACGACATGCGCAACCCCACCGACATGATCGTGCTGGATCGGATCGCCAAGGCACTGTTCCGGATCCGAGGGCTCGCCATGGTGCAGAGCATCACCCGGCCATTGGGCTCGCCGATCGCGCACAGTTCAATCCCGTATCAGGTCAGCATGCAGTCGGTACCGATCACCCAGAATCTGCAGTTCCTCGAGCAGCGGGTGGCCGACATCAGCAAGATGTCGGACGATCTCGGCGGAATGATCGCGTCCATGACCGAGATGCAGAACCTGATGAACCGGTTCTCCGATGCCATGCACCGCACGGTTGGCGGCGCTCACCAAACCCTCGGCACCGCCCACCGCACGGTCGACGACCTGAACACCATGAAGGCCTCGGTGGACCAGATGCGCGACCACCTGTCCGATTTCGACGACGCGGTGCGGCCTTTCCGCAACTACTTCTATTGGGAGCAGCACTGTTTCGACATCACGGCATGTTGGGGAATCCGGTCAGCATTCGACGCCGTCGATGGTGTCGACGCCCTCAGCGGCAACATGGCCACGGTCGTCGGTGATATGGATGCGATGGTGCGGGGCGCGGACGGAGTGGTCAACGGCATGGACCAGATGGACACGCTGGCTCCGCAGCTGGTCGCGCAATTCGGCCCCATTATCCAAACAGCCACCGCGATGCAGCAGACCCTGCAGACCATCCACGGCAGTTTCGGCGGCCTCATCAACCAGATGCACCAGATGACCGACACCGCGACGGCGATGGGCGAGGCGTTCGACGCTTCCAAAAGTGACGACTACTTCTACCTGCCACCGGAAGTCTTCGCCAATCCCGATTTCCAAAAGGGATTGAAGCTGTTCCTGTCGCCCGACGGCAAGGCAGCGCGCTTCATCATCACTCACGACGCCGATCCAGCAACCGAGGAAGGCATCTCCACCGTCGACGAGGAGGTCGTCGCGGCACACGAAGCGGTCAAGGGAACTTCCCTGGCGGCGGCGAAGGTATACCTCACCGGCACCGCAGCGACCTACCGCGACATCCAGGCGGGCGCGAAATACGACACCATGATCGCTGCGTTCGCCGCCCTGACACTGATCTTCCTGGTCATGCTCGTCATCACTCGGGCTTTCATCGCCTCCCTGGTCATCGTGGGGACGATTGTGTTGTCGCTGGGCGCCGCCTTCGGTATCTCGGTTCTGGTCTGGGAACGCATCGCGGGAATCGAGCTGAACTGGATCGTGCTCGCCTTCGCGGTGATCATCCTGATGGCCGTCGGCAGTGACTACAACCTGCTCCTCGTTTCGCGCTTCAAGGAGGAGATCGGCGCCGGCATCAACACCGGGATCATCCGCTCGATGGGCAGCACCGGCAGCGTCGTGACCGCCGCCGGACTCGTCTTCGCCTTCACCATGGGTTCCATGGTGTCCGGCGACCTGCTCAACGTCGGCCAGGGTGGCACCACCATCGGAATCGGGCTGCTCGTCGACACCCTGATCGTGCGGTCTTTGATGACCCCGTCCATCGCAGCGCTTCTCGGTCCATGGTTCTGGTGGCCATTGAAGGTGCGTTCACGACCCGCATATAGGGCGCCGAGTCGATTCCTCGCCCAAGCTCCGTCGCCATCGGAGGGCGATGCTGTTTCTCCCGGAGCCGGCTGA
- a CDS encoding rhodanese-like domain-containing protein — MDVLEIDPAGVMALVDTSGAILLDVREDDEWTAGHAPGAVHVRLGALDARTFEAAVPIVAVCRSGGRSGLAATRLAAAGLTVYNLVGGMGAWQRSGQPVIRDDGAAGTII; from the coding sequence ATGGATGTATTGGAGATCGACCCCGCAGGTGTGATGGCGCTGGTCGACACGTCCGGCGCCATCCTGCTGGACGTTCGAGAGGACGATGAGTGGACCGCCGGACATGCTCCCGGTGCCGTTCATGTACGACTCGGCGCCCTGGACGCGCGCACCTTCGAGGCCGCCGTACCGATCGTGGCGGTGTGCCGGTCGGGAGGCCGATCCGGTTTGGCGGCAACCAGACTCGCGGCAGCTGGGCTAACTGTTTACAACCTGGTCGGCGGCATGGGAGCGTGGCAGCGGAGCGGGCAACCGGTGATCCGCGATGACGGCGCGGCCGGTACGATCATCTGA
- a CDS encoding DsbA family oxidoreductase: protein MRTVEVFADILCPFTHVGLRTLIDRRSERGLTEPRLRIRAWPLELINGNPLEGHHVGAEISALRASVRPDLFGGFSVDAFPKTSMTAYALAAAADRVGDPVLVEAVGLALRNALFEEGLDIGRLDVIEPIAGRFGLEPFDVETTSAAVQADWDEGRARGVVGSPHFFTEDGGDWFCPGLAISRDDVGNFVVAWKQGADTFVERVFG from the coding sequence ATGCGCACCGTCGAGGTCTTTGCCGACATCCTGTGTCCGTTTACCCACGTCGGGCTGCGGACGTTGATCGACCGGCGCAGCGAGCGTGGCCTCACTGAACCGCGCCTGCGCATCCGGGCCTGGCCACTCGAGCTGATCAACGGCAACCCGCTTGAGGGCCACCACGTTGGTGCCGAGATTTCGGCGCTTCGCGCGTCGGTGCGTCCCGACCTGTTCGGGGGCTTCTCCGTCGATGCCTTCCCGAAAACGTCGATGACCGCATACGCGCTGGCCGCTGCTGCGGACCGCGTGGGCGATCCCGTGCTGGTCGAAGCGGTCGGCCTAGCGCTGCGCAATGCGCTTTTTGAAGAGGGGCTCGATATCGGCCGGCTCGACGTCATCGAGCCCATCGCTGGTCGCTTCGGCCTCGAGCCCTTCGATGTAGAGACCACATCCGCAGCGGTCCAAGCTGATTGGGACGAGGGCCGCGCCCGTGGCGTAGTCGGCTCACCGCATTTCTTCACCGAGGACGGCGGGGACTGGTTTTGCCCCGGTCTGGCGATCAGCCGCGATGACGTCGGCAACTTCGTTGTTGCCTGGAAACAGGGCGCGGACACGTTCGTCGAACGTGTCTTCGGCTGA
- a CDS encoding carboxymuconolactone decarboxylase family protein, producing MTDHAHHSDVLAELNPQHRALRQMIPEVYEGFGALSRAAMGTGAVEAKTKELIAMVIGVVQGCDGCIASHARGAVRAGATKQEAAEVIGVSIMMHGGPATIYGARAYTAFCEFADAAAGQAS from the coding sequence ATGACAGATCACGCCCACCACTCCGATGTGCTGGCCGAGTTGAACCCGCAGCATCGCGCCCTGCGGCAGATGATTCCCGAGGTATACGAGGGGTTCGGTGCGCTGAGCCGGGCCGCGATGGGCACCGGTGCGGTCGAGGCCAAGACCAAAGAACTGATCGCGATGGTGATCGGAGTCGTCCAGGGCTGCGACGGATGCATCGCCTCTCACGCGCGCGGCGCAGTCCGCGCGGGTGCCACCAAGCAGGAGGCGGCCGAGGTCATCGGTGTCAGCATCATGATGCATGGCGGCCCGGCAACTATCTACGGCGCGCGTGCCTACACAGCGTTCTGCGAGTTCGCTGACGCCGCGGCAGGTCAGGCGTCGTAA
- a CDS encoding glutamine synthetase III family protein, translating into MSGNAARLQAITNVEAYEPPPISFDPGEAPGEIFGSNVFTLAEMRLRLPKSVYKSVVATIEKGAKLDPAVADAVASVMKDWALSKGATHYAHVFYPMTGLTAEKHDSFLDPVGDGTTLAEFAGKTLIQGEPDASSFPSGGLRSTFEARGYTGWDVTSPAYILENPNGNTLCIPTVFVSMTGEALDYKTPLLRSQQAMGAQAERILKLFGHKDFDHIVSFCGPEQEYFLVDRHFFLARPDLINAGRTLFGAKPPKGQEFDDHYFGAIPDRVLGFMMDTERELFKLGIPAKTRHNEVAPGQFEIAPMFERANIAADHQQLLMTTFKNIAKKHGMECLFHEKPFAGVNGSGKHVNFSLGNAQFGSLLVPGDTPHENAQFLVFCAAVIRAVHKFSGLLRVSVASATNDHRLGANEAPPAIISIFLGDQLADVFDQIAKGAATSSKGKGTMIIGVDTLPELPTDPGDRNRTSPFAFTGNRFEFRAPGSGQTINVPMIILNTIMADSLDYMANVLEAAVAGGEDFDVAVQKLLTEIITEHGAVVFNGDGYSDNWQVEAAERGLPNLKTTLDSIPQLVTPEAIEVFEKYGVFNSRELHSREEVRYETYALTVNVEAKLTLEIGATVILPAAVRYQTELAQNVAALKAAGLAADTTLLETVSTPISELTGALAALKAALGAHGGDTGKEEAEHAASLLPLMDAVRSAADTLESVVADDLWPLPTYQEMLYIL; encoded by the coding sequence TTGAGCGGAAACGCGGCCCGTCTCCAGGCGATCACCAATGTCGAGGCCTACGAGCCTCCCCCCATCAGCTTCGATCCAGGCGAGGCACCGGGCGAGATCTTCGGATCGAACGTCTTCACGCTGGCGGAGATGCGGTTGCGGTTGCCCAAGTCGGTCTACAAGTCGGTCGTCGCGACCATCGAGAAGGGCGCGAAGCTCGATCCGGCCGTCGCCGACGCCGTCGCCTCGGTGATGAAGGACTGGGCGCTGTCCAAGGGGGCGACCCACTACGCACACGTCTTCTACCCGATGACGGGGCTGACCGCCGAGAAGCACGACAGCTTCCTCGATCCGGTTGGTGACGGGACCACACTCGCCGAGTTCGCCGGCAAGACCCTGATCCAGGGCGAGCCCGACGCGTCCAGCTTCCCGTCCGGCGGTCTGCGTAGCACTTTCGAGGCTCGCGGCTACACCGGCTGGGATGTCACGAGTCCGGCGTACATCCTGGAGAACCCGAACGGCAACACGCTGTGCATCCCGACGGTGTTCGTCTCGATGACTGGTGAGGCGCTGGACTACAAGACGCCGCTGCTGCGCAGCCAGCAGGCCATGGGCGCCCAGGCCGAGCGCATCCTGAAGCTGTTCGGGCACAAGGATTTCGACCACATCGTGTCGTTCTGCGGGCCTGAGCAGGAGTACTTCCTGGTCGACCGGCACTTCTTCCTGGCACGCCCCGACCTGATCAACGCCGGGCGCACACTGTTCGGTGCGAAGCCGCCCAAGGGTCAGGAATTCGACGACCACTACTTCGGCGCCATCCCTGACCGGGTGCTCGGTTTCATGATGGACACCGAGCGGGAGCTGTTCAAGCTCGGCATCCCGGCCAAGACCCGGCACAACGAAGTCGCGCCGGGACAGTTCGAGATCGCTCCGATGTTCGAGCGGGCCAATATCGCCGCCGACCACCAGCAGCTGCTGATGACGACCTTCAAGAACATCGCCAAGAAGCACGGCATGGAATGCCTGTTCCACGAGAAGCCGTTCGCCGGCGTCAACGGATCGGGTAAGCACGTCAACTTCTCGCTGGGCAACGCCCAATTCGGCAGCCTGCTGGTACCGGGTGACACCCCGCACGAGAACGCCCAGTTCCTGGTGTTCTGCGCGGCCGTTATCCGGGCCGTGCACAAGTTCTCCGGCTTGCTGCGGGTCTCGGTGGCCTCGGCCACCAACGATCACCGCCTCGGTGCCAACGAGGCCCCGCCGGCCATCATCTCGATCTTCCTCGGAGATCAGCTGGCCGACGTGTTCGACCAGATCGCCAAGGGTGCGGCCACGTCGTCAAAGGGCAAGGGCACCATGATCATCGGTGTCGACACCCTGCCCGAGCTGCCGACCGATCCGGGCGACCGCAACCGCACCAGCCCATTCGCGTTCACCGGCAACCGGTTCGAGTTCCGCGCGCCGGGCTCGGGGCAGACGATCAACGTGCCGATGATCATCCTCAACACGATCATGGCCGACTCGCTCGACTACATGGCCAACGTGCTGGAGGCAGCCGTCGCCGGTGGCGAGGACTTCGATGTGGCTGTGCAGAAGCTGCTCACCGAGATCATCACCGAGCACGGCGCCGTTGTGTTCAACGGTGACGGCTATTCGGATAACTGGCAGGTCGAGGCGGCCGAGCGTGGCCTGCCGAACCTCAAGACGACGCTCGATTCCATCCCGCAGCTGGTGACACCGGAGGCGATCGAGGTCTTCGAGAAGTACGGCGTCTTCAACTCGCGCGAGCTGCACAGCCGTGAAGAGGTTCGCTACGAGACCTACGCCCTGACCGTCAACGTCGAGGCCAAGTTGACGCTGGAGATCGGCGCGACGGTGATCCTGCCGGCGGCGGTTCGGTACCAGACCGAGCTGGCGCAGAACGTCGCGGCGCTGAAGGCGGCCGGGCTGGCCGCGGACACCACGTTGCTCGAGACGGTATCCACGCCGATCTCGGAGCTGACCGGGGCGCTGGCCGCGCTCAAGGCAGCGCTGGGTGCGCACGGCGGCGATACCGGTAAGGAAGAGGCCGAGCACGCGGCGAGCCTGCTGCCCTTGATGGATGCGGTGCGCTCGGCCGCTGACACCTTGGAAAGCGTTGTCGCCGACGACCTCTGGCCGCTGCCGACGTACCAGGAGATGCTCTACATCCTCTGA